The region GGAACCGGGAAAGGATAGTACCAAAAGTCGCAGTCCCCGTCAGCGGCAGTCAGCTTTGGATGCTTAAAATAGTAATCACTGCAGCCCTCCGGACATAGGTATGGTTCTCCATGGCCTGGGTTGTTCCGTTTATCATCCGGCGGGGGAGCCTCATGCCGTGTCCAGCCTGATGGCAAAGCCCTAGTGAAATCTTTGTATGTATCACGGTTCTCGAACCACGTAGGTCTTATTCTCCGCAATGGATACCCGGTTGGGGTTTTGCTTGTATACCACTCTGTGATAGGGATCGTTTCCTGATTAACTGACACCCGCGGGTTAATCCTCATTGCTTCGTGGCGGCCGATATCCACCATGCCCTGCCAGCCTatccaggaccaggagggAAGATGAGCATTACTCGATGTCCGCCGCCTGAGGTTCGTGAACTTCCAAAATGGACCCCATCCCAGCGCTCTCTCGAATAGCATCTCAGGGAGACCGTAGAGAAATCCCCCTGCGAAGGAGCGACTCAGCACAGACAGGAGCGACGTTATAGCAGGGAGAATATCCTCGTCATTGTCCAGTTCGCGGTCGTTATAACCGCAGATGGCGTGGCTAAGTGATTCTAGATCCGGAAATCCAGCCAATATCACTTTCAGCCGCGGGTCTATGTACTGGTCGAGTTCAGTGCCGAACGTCAGTTCCTCGTGCCAGGCGCTGCACTGGCATTCCCAGTGTAGCTCATTCCCAACGATCATGAGCTTCCGCGGCGACATCTTGTAGTCCTGGTATGTCCAGCCGCGTTTGTGGTATGCGCTCCAGGCGCCCATCGAGAAGATTCCGGTGTTGCGGACGGCGATGTTCTCGTCTCCAAATGGAATAATTCGTTGTTCTAGTTCTCGAGGGCTGGATATACCTTGTAGTCCGGGAATACCGTCGCGGCTGTCTTTGTCTGTGGATATAATGGTCACCAAGGAACTTGCGTATATCGCGCCCCTGAGGTCTCGCTGTGCTGCTGCGTCTGTATTGATAGCGTTGCCGTGAAGAGAACAGAGTGCATCAGCCCAGAGATAGCGCTCGCCCAGTGTAGATGTCAGATATATCGCGTGTTGGATTATCGGCGGCAGTCCCTGTGATATTTCAGGGCTGTCGATGATACTCGGTtgctgcagcttctcgaCCATTTCTGGATCATCGACCCTGAATCCTCCGGgattttcttcctcgccttctaTGGTATAGTTCAATGCGACATATCTAGCGCAGCCGCTGCCAGAACCAGGTACAAGACATCTCTTCTCGACGTCAATAAGCCAAAGAGGCCGCACGGGCTGGACTTTCATAGGATTATCACATTTCGAGCCGTGAGATTTCATGCACATATCCTTCCACTGCTTGACAAGGCTGACATCAGCCCAGTCTGGATCCAGGATGCGTCCAGTTCCAACGTGCCCTTGTTGGCCTTTCTTGACGAGTACCAGATCCCAGTACGGTCCTGCTCCTGCACGCCGCAGGCACACACTACTACCTTCCGTACCCGACATTATCTCGACTTCATCGTTATCAGGGAGGTCCCTTAGACCCTGGAATTGCTGTAAAAGAGGTGTATGGACTAGACATCCTGAAGCTTTCGCTTGTTGGAAAGACCCGAGGTTGATCCTGGGTCGGGTTTCGTTGGCTGTGAATGCCTTGACGATGTCGTTGCATGCCTGGCAAGAGGAAGTCTCTATTTCTCCCATTATGCAAGTAGGAGAGTGTCTCATGTCTGACTGTTCGAGAGTTGTTCAGATATCTGAGGCTTAAATAGAGATCGCGTCATGCGGGGTTCGTGCATCTGCATATAAGCACTAACGGGCTAAGAATTAAGTAGCTGCCTGTTAATGGCCCTTTTGCCTACAGACTGTGGGAATATGGGAAAATGGGTGCCTGCTGCGACTCATGCTGGGAGAAAGATATTTAATGCTTTCTCTGCGGCATGATAGGGCCAGCTATCGCTCAACGAGAAGACACTTCCAGACAATACAATGACCGGTTTACCACGATAAAGATTACGGAAAACGAGTCATCCAAAACCTTCCAAACCTGGAGCATGTATGGAACATCATATCTCTGTGTTTATATTACCTCTCTGTGTAGCTGGAGGCCTCACGAGCCTCATGAGATGAACCAGAAACCGAAGCAACAATCAATCTGGTCACGAATCCCAAGTTCGATGGCCAGAATATCACTCAAGTCAAGATTTACGAATGTTTCCTGCGTATGGAGAGAGACAGGCTGGTACTCCTCGTTTACGAAATCACCAAGACAGTCTACTAGAATCCGCAATGCGACTTGGTAGGTGCATTCCCGGCCGCCAAATGCATATGCCAAACTCCCCAGCCAGCGTCCTGTGTCGTATGGATGGGGTTCCAGGATATCCTTGACCATCATATCCTGCATTAGTTTGAAGCTGAAGACGTCCGTGGTGTAAATACGCAAGCCGAGCAATCATTCAATATCCCGTTGAAGTAGTGTTTTGACGGAGGCGATGCTCGATAAATATTTCAGGAATCCCCCAATCGAACAAGGACTCATGTCTGAAGATATTAGAGTCTTGATACCGCCATTATCGAGCAGTCCTCTCGGCATGATATGGTCCGCTATTGGTTTCGCCGTGCGGCAGTCGAATAATGACGATTTAGATCGTTTCTGGAGCTTCGCCGTGGTAGTGATATTTCTTGAGGGCACGGTTCACGGCCCTGAGAAGACGGTCCGTGGCAAATACTAGCGCAGTAGGCTGTCTATTGTGTAGTAATCGATGGTTGTCGAATTCGCCAAGGCGCTCTGCCCTGGATAGGCCCGGATGGTTGTCATGATACCAGTACCGTCCTGACCTCAACTGGCCAGCACTGGTATTGGCATAACAGCGATAGAATAATTGAGACCGCCTATGTTCCATGCTGAAATGGTTGTCAACTGGATTGATAAGACAATAATGGGTTTTTATCCTTTTGTGTGGTGATGTTGAATTGAGAAAATGATTAAGCCGGAGGCTCCAACGCAGCAGTGAGATAACTCATTGTCAGTACATGACTATTTCCCTGCATGCATTATTCTAATCGGTATTAGTGTCGAGCTTCAGTGCGGCAGGGGATCCTGGCGCCAATAGGGTCATAGGACTGCTTTGCACTCTCCTGCTGGACCCAACCCGCCACTGCTGCAATGGTTCCATGACCAGCGTTATATGTAATAAGAGGAGTACACACTACATAAAACTGCGTCCTGGCAGTCCTCGTCTCGTCATAGTCAGTCTTTGCCCCAGCGTGGTTACACAATACAACTTGGTAAGTGGTAACTGCGCTCAGACCATATTTGCGAACTAGGAGTTGAAACGTGCCTGAAGCGTCACGCAATACCGGTAGCTTGGCTGACCGGTCTATTACTCCTGGCTTGATGGTAGGATCTTTTCGATAGCAAATTCTCTGGTTTTTGTGACCAGTTCCTCATTGAACATGCGCAAGCCTGGACGATTCTATATTGAACTCATCGACTATATCTCGCAACGCAGCTTGGCAGTAGGGTTCGGTCTGAATACCCGCTAGCCAGCCTTCTATCCGTGACTCCAACCGGTGAATGGAGGGAATTCAGGGGCTGGGATAGAAGGCACAGTTCCTGGCAGTGTGACAGCTCACAGCTGAGCCCACTAGCAGGGGTCTGTTACGCTAGGCGTGCACGGCTTGAGTAGCAGCCTCCACTTCCCACGGACAACCGGACGACCGGATAAGACAGCGGGAGGATTAGAGCTCGTGTTGGGATAAAGAAACACCAAAGTCTATAGTGTCCACAGCGGGAATACCCTCCTATCACGGGGAGCAGACACGCTTGAGGCAGACAAAAGGGCCGTGATAACCGATACCCCTGGCACCTGGCACCCATTGGGGGCCAAAATGGTGCATGTTCGAGCACAAATAACAGATACGAGCACGTTATAATCCTTGCCAGAATGTCCTCGTGAGCATCCTTGCGACACGTTGATTGGAGATGGTTCGTCGGGTCCATGCAGCTGGGACGGTCCGCCAGGCACCGAGCCTCTCGTGCTGTTCCCTGCGCCAATGGGGTCAGGATTAACTGACCCGCCTGCCTATCTGGGGAGGGATATCAATCCTGGGGTGTTTCATCGGCTGTGCCGCAGGGGGGTCAAGGCGTTGCCTAGCTGCCGCACATCCCATTCCCACGGGTCTGGGAATGGTACTTGAATTGGAACTTTGCTCGCCGCTGTTTGACCTTGGCTGACATTCTCCGAAGACAAGGCAGGTAAGTCAGGAAGTCAGGTAAGTTAGGTAAGTCAGGTAAAATGTCGGAGGTACGGTTCATCGAATTCCAGTCTATAACATCCAAGTGCTCCTCGAATGGCATCCAGACATGCGCCCACTTCTCCAGCACAGAGCAATGCCAGGAGCCCATTCAGCTGCACAGTCCAGCAGAGCgagagctgctgcaggatctcTGCGACAAGCTGCATGCCACCGATGTCCTCGATAAGGCCAACCGATCAGACTTGTTACAGCAAATCGCCAGCCTCACCCTCTGCTATGCACACGGCGAGGCTGAAGATATCGACGCTGCCATGGTTCAGTGGGAGACTGAGATTCagtctcgagtctcgactaCGCAGCCACAGACCCCAATTGCAGCCAGCACTCGAGACAAACAGTCGCTCCGCTTCCACAGCTACTATACCCCTCGATCCCGGAAGAAGCCTGATAGCCCGGAGGCCCTCGATGTGATGGTACGCCAGTTGCTTTCGGGGAACATTGGAGTTAAGCAAAAAGAATGCTTGTATGTCTTTAGTGACAATCATACAAGCGATGCTTACAAAGTTGGCTGTGGAGCGGATCTCAGTCGAGCTatggagggctgggagaagTGCTACCCAAAACATAAGTTACACTGCTTCACCGAATGTCCAAATGCGTACCTTTTCGAGAGAGTCGTGCATGCAGAGCTTGCCCTATACCGACGCAGGCATAAGTGTACCATGTGCCCCCGCGAGCACGAGGAATGGTTTGAGGCGCCGCTGCCAGTAATCCTGGATAGCGTCCGGGCCTGGTCCTCTTACGCAAGCATGCTCTATCGACGTGGCCTTGCTATTGATGGGTATCATCAAATACTTCCTTTGGCCGGGTTCTCGAACCGCCAGGACagatggcgaagatgggCTCTTAAAGAGACTATGCGATGGATGGACGGAACCCCAGGTCATACAGACTCCTCACAGGAGCAACCCCCACCAGAGAGAATCGATCTTACGAATTCGGGCAACATATCTGGCTCTGAGACTGCTTCGACTGCGTCGACTGCGTCGAGTCCTGCAAGTAGTTGTGATACCCCAGGCACCACCCCCGCGACGACCCCCGGGTCTTTTGGCATGGAAGAGTATGGTCTCTCGCCGACACCTGGAGTGAGGTATGATACACGCAAACCGGAGGTCCCCGATGAAGACAACGACGACATTGAAGGAAAATCCGAGTCCGTTGTAAGAGCTTTGTTCCCCCGAGCCAAACCGGGCTCACCTAGTTCACCTGGCCCTACCATCCCGGCAGAGGATGTGCTTCCCAGCAAGATTGAGACCTCGAATCTACCGAAAAGCAGCGTGGACCCAGTTTCCGAGCCCCCTTCCACAAGCATGCCCTCAAGCACCCGGGTCGATGAGAAGGTACGAGACCTTCTTGAAAAAAACACCGAACACCCTTACAACCCTGGCACCATCTATCTCACGCCTCCTCACCCACAGAAAGGGTCCTCCAAGATATACTACCGGCAGGACAAACCTCGAAGTAAAAGAGAACGCTACACCAACCTGCCTCCGGATCTCGAGATCAGATGTACAGATGCAGCGGTTATCCAAGGTCTGGTTCTGGCGGAATTCGACGGCTGGACTCATAAGGATACATGTGGGCGCGACGGATGCAAAACGGGGCATTTCAACTGGATTAACCGCCCAGGCGATGTCATCAGCGCGAGTGTCCAGGCGTGGGCGACTCTGCTTGAGAGAGGGTACGACAGAGCCCTGATTCCTCCAATGGGCTTTTCGCGGGATGCAGATAGATGGACGAAGTGGGCTCAGGAGACAGCAACAAAGgggaagcagaggaagaCAGATGTATCATCCGACGTGAATGGGGCATGTACAGATCCACCTAAAAAGGGAGAGCATGGCGGAGCGATGCGTATGATCCGACGGGTATCGACTTTCATGAAGATGACAGGCAAGTCTAAGGGCCCACCTAAGAAGCATTGACTGTACAGATGTTGCAGTGCTGTATAGTTAGATGTATCGTCTGGATGGC is a window of Aspergillus puulaauensis MK2 DNA, chromosome 4, nearly complete sequence DNA encoding:
- a CDS encoding GIY-YIG nuclease family protein (InterPro:IPR018306;~PFAM:PF10544,PF13455;~antiSMASH:Cluster_4.6), with the protein product MSEVRFIEFQSITSKCSSNGIQTCAHFSSTEQCQEPIQLHSPAERELLQDLCDKLHATDVLDKANRSDLLQQIASLTLCYAHGEAEDIDAAMVQWETEIQSRVSTTQPQTPIAASTRDKQSLRFHSYYTPRSRKKPDSPEALDVMVRQLLSGNIGVKQKECLYVFSDNHTSDAYKVGCGADLSRAMEGWEKCYPKHKLHCFTECPNAYLFERVVHAELALYRRRHKCTMCPREHEEWFEAPLPVILDSVRAWSSYASMLYRRGLAIDGYHQILPLAGFSNRQDRWRRWALKETMRWMDGTPGHTDSSQEQPPPERIDLTNSGNISGSETASTASTASSPASSCDTPGTTPATTPGSFGMEEYGLSPTPGVRYDTRKPEVPDEDNDDIEGKSESVVRALFPRAKPGSPSSPGPTIPAEDVLPSKIETSNLPKSSVDPVSEPPSTSMPSSTRVDEKVRDLLEKNTEHPYNPGTIYLTPPHPQKGSSKIYYRQDKPRSKRERYTNLPPDLEIRCTDAAVIQGLVLAEFDGWTHKDTCGRDGCKTGHFNWINRPGDVISASVQAWATLLERGYDRALIPPMGFSRDADRWTKWAQETATKGKQRKTDVSSDVNGACTDPPKKGEHGGAMRMIRRVSTFMKMTGKSKGPPKKH